One part of the Desulfonema ishimotonii genome encodes these proteins:
- a CDS encoding GlxA family transcriptional regulator has protein sequence MAKITFLAETGCLFSGIIGLIDAFSIANLWHQSMCGETVPPLFETEVVTADGKPVPAHGGIPIHPHKSVNDVAETDMILIPPFLPHVEPLPRRLDELTDWITVRYRDRTRIGALCTGAFVLAETGLLNGKIATTNWHFARMFQRRYPQVRLKPERILTEDDGLICSAAASSFFNLGLHVIETFGSPELASVCSKALLVDPNRNSQAPYVISDFFRDHTDAAILRAQTWMEENYTARFTIDAVAGQIGISPRHFKRRFKKATGESPLTYLQRLRIEAAKKKLETTRENMNEITWQIGYEDSSSFRRLFKKYTGLSPREYREKFSRAGAVVN, from the coding sequence ATGGCAAAGATCACATTTCTGGCGGAGACGGGATGCCTCTTTTCCGGCATCATCGGGCTGATTGACGCCTTTTCCATTGCCAACCTGTGGCATCAGTCCATGTGCGGCGAGACGGTCCCGCCGCTGTTCGAGACCGAGGTGGTGACGGCGGACGGGAAACCGGTTCCCGCCCACGGGGGCATTCCGATCCACCCCCACAAATCCGTAAATGACGTGGCAGAGACCGACATGATCCTGATTCCGCCCTTTCTGCCCCATGTCGAACCCCTGCCCCGGAGACTGGACGAACTCACGGACTGGATCACGGTCCGCTACAGGGACCGGACCCGGATCGGTGCGCTGTGTACCGGGGCCTTTGTGCTGGCTGAAACCGGCCTGCTGAACGGAAAGATTGCCACCACCAACTGGCATTTTGCCCGGATGTTTCAGCGCAGATACCCACAGGTCCGCCTGAAGCCGGAACGGATTCTGACAGAGGACGACGGCCTGATCTGCTCGGCTGCGGCCTCCTCCTTTTTCAACCTGGGGCTGCATGTGATTGAAACCTTCGGCTCACCGGAGCTGGCCTCGGTCTGCTCAAAGGCGCTGCTGGTGGACCCCAACCGGAACAGCCAGGCCCCCTATGTGATTTCGGATTTTTTCAGGGACCACACCGACGCAGCAATATTGCGGGCACAGACCTGGATGGAGGAGAATTATACAGCGCGTTTTACCATTGACGCGGTTGCCGGACAGATCGGCATCAGCCCCCGCCACTTCAAGCGGCGCTTTAAAAAGGCCACCGGCGAATCGCCCCTCACCTATTTGCAGCGGTTGCGGATCGAGGCCGCCAAAAAGAAGCTGGAGACGACCCGGGAGAACATGAACGAGATTACGTGGCAGATCGGATACGAGGACAGCAGCTCGTTCCGCAGGCTCTTTAAAAAATACACAGGACTC
- a CDS encoding SUMF1/EgtB/PvdO family nonheme iron enzyme, with protein MTTFIEGFLPAFAANVAAMMVQVAGKKICDKFDPSDVQQAIARCIGDGMTALLAKSADPSPENEHILTDCFRDYFGNEAVARELSKLLRGKEPDIEELTYLFEDEAGYDRNNLPGLDFDRGIQAFIAAFMESALLEPKLNTAIQAGQLINQTRIQRELLEEMREMVACLREYRVVGIRAGEIRAENVVSGIQIIHQLTPAHASELPDDTEERHYLKVLIEKCDALELAAIDESCTADDVIRISDVFTSLNLTRQRFPGQAIEDTLTGRKEELQKRESSDRLVPIQAIEAAGALSRLVILGGPGSGKSTLVNYIATRLAGRWLTDAVKFDDLPGFAADESPIPVRIVLRQFAAWIPGERKKGDAGLVWRYLEYMLDEHWGCKCYSHIRQILQKKGGVIFFDGLDEVREKDEDAKRSVITEAIRDFANPLDKCRIIVTCREYAYKKTDGWRLPEKAFPVAELALFDMEQIGAFAQTWYRVIGPQKDWNAAKQEAEADSLFRAIKAMPHLKEIAQYPLLMTLMAQVHGRDGYLPKDRADLYERAVNLLLEHWDNRIIRDTDGTCRRESGWILRLGLRRDTLRSALERVAFSAHEHQETETDRSDRCADISKLDLLEELEKDLGSLDAARDVIDYISKRSGLLIAQDNKTYTFPHRTFQEYLAAAHIMKRSDFNAFLKERIRRDPDWWREVFLLAAGCSKNIPLTVSNMVDALLPYGPKTGTITPENSQYARLSAQALIETDFPGHVEKERRSTGYGNFSRTYEQIQSWLVESLGANETLSPNDRVESGRVLGQLGDPRKEVMTPEHMLFCLVPGGDFYMGDGDERHLNSHLKYDYWMARHPVTNAQYFEFVKAGGYAEARYWGEAKEVGYWKSGKFKGRLENNFHNKPYGYGSPFNLPNHPVVGVSWYESLVFTRWLTDAWREKDIIGKKWRVRLPSEAEWEKAARGGQQIPEKPVVFCPSDRAWENKSGVISNPGPERTYPWGDEIERDSANYRETGIGTTNAIGCFSSGKSPFGCFDMAGNVWEWTRSLWGKKLDTPDFIYPYEPNDGRENEVIKKDMSCILRGGSFFNLSGNLRCAARFRNFPDGRHDYWGFRCVCVPDTSDL; from the coding sequence ATGACCACATTCATTGAAGGGTTTCTTCCGGCATTTGCTGCCAACGTGGCCGCCATGATGGTTCAGGTGGCGGGAAAAAAGATATGTGACAAATTCGACCCATCCGACGTTCAACAGGCAATAGCGCGGTGTATCGGGGACGGGATGACCGCTCTTTTGGCGAAATCAGCCGATCCGTCGCCTGAAAATGAACATATTCTGACAGACTGCTTTCGGGACTATTTCGGAAATGAGGCGGTGGCGCGTGAGCTGTCAAAACTGCTTCGGGGCAAGGAGCCGGATATTGAAGAACTGACCTATCTGTTTGAGGATGAAGCCGGATACGACAGAAACAACCTGCCCGGACTCGATTTCGACCGGGGCATACAGGCTTTTATCGCGGCCTTTATGGAATCGGCACTGCTCGAACCAAAGCTGAATACAGCCATACAGGCCGGGCAACTGATAAACCAGACCCGGATTCAGCGGGAATTGCTGGAAGAAATGCGTGAGATGGTGGCGTGTCTCCGGGAATATAGGGTTGTCGGCATTCGGGCGGGCGAAATCAGGGCGGAAAATGTGGTCAGCGGGATTCAGATTATTCACCAACTGACCCCGGCCCATGCTTCCGAGCTGCCTGACGACACTGAAGAGCGCCACTACCTGAAAGTCCTGATTGAAAAATGCGACGCCCTTGAACTGGCTGCCATTGATGAATCCTGCACGGCGGACGATGTCATCCGCATATCCGATGTTTTTACCTCGCTGAACCTGACACGCCAGCGGTTTCCGGGTCAGGCGATTGAAGATACGCTGACCGGCAGAAAAGAGGAGTTGCAAAAACGGGAATCGTCCGATAGGCTCGTTCCGATTCAGGCAATCGAAGCGGCCGGGGCGCTGTCCCGGCTGGTGATTCTGGGCGGACCCGGCAGCGGCAAAAGTACGCTGGTCAACTACATCGCCACCCGGCTGGCAGGGCGGTGGCTGACGGATGCGGTAAAATTCGATGATCTGCCGGGATTTGCGGCGGATGAGTCTCCGATTCCGGTCCGAATCGTTCTGCGGCAGTTTGCGGCGTGGATTCCGGGGGAGAGGAAAAAGGGAGATGCGGGGCTGGTGTGGCGCTATCTGGAGTACATGCTTGATGAGCACTGGGGGTGCAAGTGCTACAGCCACATCCGGCAGATTCTCCAAAAGAAAGGCGGTGTTATCTTTTTTGACGGGCTGGACGAAGTCCGGGAAAAAGACGAGGATGCAAAGCGGTCCGTCATCACGGAAGCCATACGGGACTTTGCCAATCCGCTGGATAAATGCCGTATTATCGTGACCTGCCGGGAATACGCCTATAAAAAGACAGATGGCTGGCGGCTTCCTGAAAAAGCGTTTCCGGTTGCGGAACTGGCACTTTTTGACATGGAGCAAATCGGGGCGTTTGCACAGACGTGGTATCGCGTCATCGGTCCCCAGAAGGACTGGAACGCGGCCAAACAGGAGGCCGAGGCAGACAGCCTGTTCCGGGCGATCAAGGCAATGCCCCATCTGAAGGAGATCGCACAATATCCCCTGCTGATGACGCTGATGGCACAGGTTCATGGTCGGGACGGCTATCTGCCCAAAGACCGGGCCGACCTGTACGAACGTGCGGTCAACCTGCTTCTGGAGCATTGGGACAACCGTATCATACGGGACACGGACGGCACATGCAGGAGGGAAAGCGGGTGGATTCTGCGTCTGGGACTCCGCAGGGATACATTGCGCTCCGCGCTGGAGCGGGTGGCGTTTTCCGCGCACGAGCATCAGGAGACGGAAACCGACCGGAGCGACCGGTGCGCCGACATTTCCAAACTGGACCTGCTTGAGGAACTTGAAAAAGACCTCGGAAGCCTGGATGCGGCAAGGGATGTCATCGACTACATCAGCAAACGGTCCGGTTTGCTGATCGCACAGGACAATAAAACCTACACGTTCCCCCACCGGACATTTCAGGAGTATCTCGCCGCAGCCCATATCATGAAACGTTCTGATTTTAACGCCTTTCTGAAAGAGAGAATTCGGAGAGATCCGGACTGGTGGCGCGAAGTGTTTCTGCTGGCTGCCGGGTGTTCAAAAAATATACCCCTTACTGTGTCCAATATGGTGGATGCGCTGCTTCCGTATGGCCCGAAAACAGGTACAATAACGCCGGAAAATTCTCAATATGCCCGGCTGTCCGCCCAGGCCCTGATTGAGACCGATTTTCCGGGGCATGTGGAAAAAGAGAGGAGAAGCACGGGGTACGGCAATTTTTCAAGGACTTACGAACAGATTCAGAGCTGGCTGGTTGAATCTCTGGGAGCGAATGAAACCCTTTCCCCAAATGATCGCGTCGAATCCGGCAGGGTGCTTGGGCAATTGGGTGATCCCCGGAAAGAAGTTATGACGCCGGAACACATGTTGTTCTGCCTTGTGCCCGGAGGTGATTTTTATATGGGAGACGGGGATGAACGACATCTGAACAGCCACCTGAAGTACGATTATTGGATGGCCCGGCATCCTGTCACCAATGCGCAGTACTTTGAATTTGTGAAAGCGGGTGGTTATGCCGAAGCGCGATACTGGGGGGAGGCCAAAGAGGTCGGATATTGGAAATCCGGGAAATTCAAGGGTAGACTTGAAAATAATTTTCACAATAAACCATACGGTTACGGATCACCTTTCAACTTGCCCAACCACCCCGTTGTCGGCGTAAGTTGGTATGAATCCCTCGTTTTTACCCGATGGCTGACGGATGCGTGGCGGGAGAAGGATATCATTGGCAAAAAATGGCGTGTCCGGCTGCCTTCGGAGGCCGAGTGGGAAAAAGCCGCAAGAGGCGGACAGCAGATACCTGAAAAGCCGGTCGTCTTCTGCCCTTCGGACCGGGCGTGGGAAAATAAATCCGGTGTTATATCCAACCCCGGTCCGGAACGAACATACCCTTGGGGAGATGAGATTGAAAGGGACAGCGCAAACTATCGTGAAACAGGCATCGGTACAACCAACGCAATTGGCTGCTTTTCATCCGGTAAAAGCCCCTTTGGCTGTTTTGATATGGCGGGCAATGTGTGGGAATGGACACGGAGTTTGTGGGGAAAAAAATTGGACACACCCGATTTTATATATCCCTATGAACCGAATGATGGACGGGAGAATGAAGTAATTAAAAAAGATATGTCTTGTATTTTGCGAGGAGGATCGTTTTTTAATCTCTCTGGGAATCTGCGGTGCGCCGCTCGCTTCAGGAATTTTCCCGATGGCAGGCATGACTACTGGGGTTTTCGTTGTGTGTGCGTTCCCGATACATCTGATCTCTGA